One window of Sphingomonas sp. KC8 genomic DNA carries:
- a CDS encoding SDR family NAD(P)-dependent oxidoreductase: MGGTVLITGATAGIGAAAARRFAAAGWKVIATGRRRERLDALVAELGADRACALTFDIRDEAAIDAALAGLPDGFGDIDVLINNAGLALGTAPAQEADLGQWRQMIDTNVTGLATITYRLLPRLIARRGVILNLGSVAGTYPYRGGNAYGGTKAFVRQFSLGLRSDLHGTGVRVTSIEPGMVETEFTLVRTSGDQAVSDALYAGASPMTAADIAETLYWVATQPAHLNINSIELMPVSQSFAGFQVAREG, encoded by the coding sequence ATGGGTGGAACCGTCCTGATCACGGGGGCGACGGCGGGCATTGGCGCGGCGGCCGCCCGGCGCTTTGCCGCGGCCGGCTGGAAGGTGATCGCAACCGGGCGGCGGCGCGAGCGGCTGGATGCGCTGGTGGCGGAACTGGGGGCGGACCGGGCCTGTGCGCTCACCTTCGATATTCGCGACGAAGCCGCGATCGATGCGGCGCTGGCGGGGCTGCCCGATGGATTCGGCGATATCGACGTGCTGATCAACAATGCCGGCCTCGCGCTTGGCACCGCGCCGGCGCAGGAAGCCGATCTGGGCCAGTGGCGGCAGATGATCGACACCAATGTCACCGGGCTGGCCACGATCACCTACCGGCTTCTGCCCCGGTTGATCGCGCGGCGCGGGGTGATCCTCAATCTCGGTTCGGTCGCCGGCACCTATCCCTATCGGGGCGGCAATGCCTATGGCGGCACCAAGGCGTTCGTCCGGCAATTTTCGCTCGGCCTGCGATCCGATCTGCACGGCACCGGGGTGCGCGTTACCTCGATCGAACCGGGCATGGTCGAAACCGAATTTACGCTGGTCCGCACCAGCGGCGATCAGGCGGTGTCCGATGCGCTTTATGCCGGGGCCAGCCCGATGACGGCGGCCGACATCGCCGAAACGCTTTACTGGGTGGCGACGCAGCCGGCCCACCTCAATATCAACAGCATCGAATTGATGCCGGTGTCGCAATCCTTCGCCGGTTTCCAGGTCGCGCGCGAGGGCTGA